A stretch of Phragmites australis chromosome 12, lpPhrAust1.1, whole genome shotgun sequence DNA encodes these proteins:
- the LOC133887142 gene encoding disease resistance protein Pik-2-like codes for MDLVVGASNDAVKSLVSKLGCLLAQEYTLVRGVRDDIQYINDELTSMQAFLSRLKRAPGGHDEQRQDWMKQVREVAYDIEDCVDDVGHRLDSEPRGSGPLMYARRAWYLLTTLYARRCIATEIGNLKTRAQHVSERRTRYGVENPANGSDLTGPDGPRDRPTPPPQLIGTKAPVGIEDAMDILKPWFAEETQGTNSQLRFLAIVGFGGLGKTTLAMALYREFGDRFALRATVLASQKFHLRTVLKSLVMHLHEQQSGASKNDLDGIEEWGVEQLKKKLAGQLHEKRYLILIDDIWSVSAWENIRDSLPKNEKGGTIVVTTRFKSVSEACRRYNGHVYEHKPLHEDNSYKLFRQIISSAPNDPTDGARVVLKKCGGLPLAIIVVAGLVASKLKSDTDPEVERHLAEVGKDLSEELGNNLTTEGVTHILNHCYKHLPADLKTCLLYMSMFPKGCWISRKRLIRRWIAEGFINEKDGKPIEEVAEGCFNELVGRNLIRAVNNSSNGKVKSCQIHDMVLEYIVAKSSDENFITVVGGHWQTPFPTYKVRRLSIHKSDAKEKEMVERMKLSHVRSLTALGSFKALHSTLLKFQILQVLDLEDCKDLSFNHLKKICKMHQLKYLSLRRTDIENVPSKIGRMEYLQVLDIRETKVRKLPASVERLQRIVHLLAGDKSKRIALMLTEGITKMTALQTLSGVEIIGLAKELCPLAALENLTNLKKLTIYKLQSFTNGDNILLLSAIEHLSSCSLKFLAIDDDFTGFLDSSLNASQAPPEHLHTLGLSGMLSQVPKWIGSLHNLEKLTLSLTSLTTDTLLVLAELPELFSLIFSLDAAKGNPNVLKILHNNTLKSGGTIFVLSGGFRKLKLLRFVTPMLPLLSFVDGAMPELERLELRFRMFEGVYGLENLASLQQVLLTVSSQAPEDAKAKASQIKVLASLIPNVPSLVIDEYNESSKEQ; via the exons ATGGACCTCGTCGTCGGCGCCTCAAACGACGCCGTGAAATCCCTCGTGAGCAAGCTCGGGTGCCTTCTCGCGCAGGAGTACACCCTGGTCCGGGGTGTCCGCGATGACATTCAGTACATCAACGACGAGCTGACCAGCATGCAGGCCTTCCTCAGCAGGCTCAAGCGGGCACCGGGCGGCCACGACGAGCAGCGGCAGGACTGGATGAAGCAGGTGCGGGAGGTGGCATACGACATCGAAGACTGCGTGGACGACGTCGGCCACCGCCTAGACAGCGAGCCGCGTGGCAGCGGCCCGTTAATGTACGCCCGGCGGGCGTGGTATCTGCTGACCACGCTGTACGCGCGCCGCTGCATCGCCACCGAGATCGGCAACCTCAAAACCCGGGCGCAGCACGTCAGCGAGCGGCGCACCAGGTACGGGGTGGAGAACCCAGCAAACGGCAGCGATCTCACCGGTCCGGACGGTCCCCGAGACCGCCCTACGCCTCCTCCCCAGCTCATCGGCACCAAGGCGCCTGTGGGCATAGAGGACGCCATGGACATTCTCAAGCCGTGGTTTGCCGAGGAGACGCAGGGCACCAATTCTCAGCTGAGGTTCCTCGCCATTGTCGGGTTTGGTGGCCTTGGCAAGACCACACTCGCCATGGCATTGTACCGCGAGTTTGGAGACAGATTCGCTCTCAGAGCAACTGTGCTCGCATCACAGAAGTTCCATCTCCGCACTGTTCTGAAAAGCCTTGTCATGCATCTCCATGAGCAGCAGTCCGGTGCTTCCAAGAATGACCTCGACGGAATTGAGGAATGGGGAGTAGAACAGCTCAAAAAGAAGCTTGCCGGTCAACTACATGAGAAGAG GTACCTTATCTTGATAGATGACATATGGTCTGTATCGGCATGGGAAAATATTAGGGATTCTTTGCCCAAAAATGAGAAAGGCGGTACCATAGTGGTGACAACAAGGTTCAAATCTGTGTCCGAAGCCTGTCGCCGATATAATGGTCATGTCTATGAGCACAAGCCGCTCCATGAAGACAACTCCTACAAGTTGTTCCGTCAAATTATCTCCAGTGCTCCTAATGATCCCACCGATGGTGCTAGAGTTGTTCTGAAGAAATGTGGAGGTCTTCCTTTGGCGATAATTGTAGTAGCAGGGCTCGTGGCTAGTAAACTAAAATCAGACACAGACCCGGAAGTAGAGCGCCATTTGGCCGAAGTGGGAAAGGATTTAAGTGAGGAATTGGGGAATAATCTCACCACGGAAGGAGTGACTCACATACTCAACCACTGCTACAAACACTTGCCAGCTGATCTCAAGACTTGTTTGTTATACATGAGCATGTTTCCCAAGGGATGCTGGATCAGCAGAAAGCGTCTAATCAGAAGATGGATAGCTGAAGGGTTCATAAATGAGAAGGATGGAAAGCCCATCGAGGAAGTCGCCGAAGGCTGCTTCAATGAACTCGTTGGCAGGAACCTAATCCGGGCAGTCAATAACAGCAGCAATGGCAAAGTGAAGAGCTGCCAGATTCATGACATGGTTCTCGAGTACATTGTCGCCAAGTCAAGTGACGAGAATTTCATCACCGTTGTTGGTGGCCACTGGCAGACGCCATTTCCGACCTACAAGGTACGGCGGCTGTCCATCCATAAGAGTGACGCGAAAGAGAAGGAAATGGTCGAGAGGATGAAATTATCGCATGTCCGATCCTTAACGGCATTGGGGAGTTTCAAGGCTCTTCATTCTACTTTGCTCAAGTTTCAGATACTGCAagtattggatcttgaggattgCAAGGACTTGTCCTTCAATCAtctcaaaaaaatatgcaagatGCATCAGTTGAAGTACCTGAGCCTGCGCCGGACGGACATCGAGAATGTCCCAAGCAAGATTGGCAGGATGGAATATTTGCAGGTACTTGACATAAGGGAGACGAAAGTAAGAAAGCTACCTGCATCAGTTGAGAGGCTACAGCGAATTGTGCATCTACTTGCTGGAGACAAGAGTAAGCGGATTGCATTGATGTTAACTGAAGGGATCACAAAGATGACGGCTCTACAGACACTATCTGGGGTTGAGATTATTGGCTTGGCTAAGGAACTGTGCCCACTTGCAGCCTTGGAGAATCTCACAAATCTGAAGAAGCTCACCATTTACAAACTTCAAAGCTTCACCAATGGTGACAACATTTTACTGTTGTCTGCCATTGAGCATCTGAGCAGTTGCTCCCTCAAGTTTCTTGCAATCGACGATGATTTCACCGGCTTCCTTGACAGCTCGCTCAATGCTTCACAAGCACCCCCGGAGCACCTGCACACCCTCGGTCTCTCCGGCATGTTGTCTCAAGTGCCCAAGTGGATTGGCAGTTTGCACAACCTTGAGAAGCTAACCTTGTCGCTAACTTCACTCACGACAGATACTCTGCTTGTTCTTGCTGAGTTGCCCGAGCTGTTCTCTCTAATTTTCTCACTCGACGCTGCCAAAGGAAATCCAAATGTTCTCAAAATTCTGCATAATAATACACTCAAGTCAGGAGGGACGATCTTTGTGCTATCTGGAGGGTTCAGAAAGCTTAAACTGCTACGTTTCGTGACACCGATGCTTCCACTTCTGAGCTTCGTGGATGGGGCAATGCCAGAGCTTGAGAGGCTTGAACTGAGGTTCAGAATGTTTGAGGGTGTTTACGGCCTGGAAAACCTTGCAAGTCTCCAGCAGGTGCTCCTGACTGTCAGCAGTCAGGCACCTGAAGATGCCAAGGCGAAGGCATCTCAGATCAAGGTATTAGCAAGCTTGATTCCGAATGTTCCCAGTCTGGTTATCGATGAGTACAACGAATCATCAAAAGAGCAGTAG